From Candidatus Atelocyanobacterium thalassa isolate ALOHA, a single genomic window includes:
- the remA gene encoding extracellular matrix/biofilm regulator RemA, with the protein MKNMQLINIGFGNIVSANRIVSIVSPDSAPIKRLVTDARDRGQLIDATYGRRTRAVIITDSSHIILSAIQPETIANRFISGKENIIDSN; encoded by the coding sequence ATGAAAAATATGCAACTTATCAATATTGGGTTTGGTAATATTGTGTCTGCTAATCGAATAGTTTCTATTGTCAGTCCAGATTCTGCCCCTATTAAACGTCTTGTTACTGATGCACGAGATAGAGGACAACTTATTGATGCCACATATGGTCGTCGCACTCGTGCTGTTATTATTACAGATTCTAGCCATATTATTTTATCTGCTATACAGCCGGAAACAATAGCTAATCGTTTTATTTCTGGCAAAGAAAATATTATAGATAGTAATTAG
- the gmk gene encoding guanylate kinase, whose product MMSGKLVVLTGPSGVGKGTIVHSLLNRYPDLYLSISATTRSPRAGEIHGKDYYFVNNEKFEEMIRQNQLLEWAQYAGNYYGTPRLNIEDKISKGFIVLLEIEVAGAKTIKKTFSNVLRIFILPPSLTELENRLRGRATDSEQAIKKRLKLAKEELAVSQEFDKVIINSNLEKTLEQLELIIFSA is encoded by the coding sequence ATGATGTCAGGCAAACTTGTTGTATTAACTGGCCCTAGCGGTGTAGGAAAAGGCACAATAGTGCATTCTCTGTTAAATCGTTATCCAGATCTTTATTTATCAATTTCCGCGACCACTCGCTCTCCACGTGCTGGAGAAATTCATGGGAAGGACTATTATTTCGTCAACAATGAAAAATTTGAAGAAATGATTCGACAAAATCAACTACTAGAATGGGCTCAATATGCTGGAAACTATTATGGGACACCACGTCTTAATATTGAAGATAAAATTAGTAAAGGATTTATTGTTCTTTTAGAGATAGAGGTTGCTGGAGCAAAAACAATCAAAAAAACTTTTTCTAATGTTTTAAGAATCTTTATATTACCACCTTCTCTCACAGAACTCGAAAATCGTTTAAGAGGTAGAGCAACTGATTCTGAACAAGCTATTAAAAAACGGCTCAAACTTGCAAAAGAAGAATTAGCAGTTAGTCAAGAATTCGACAAGGTAATTATTAATAGCAACTTAGAGAAAA